GGATAAGGCAAATGGATAATATTCACCGCAGACCCAAACTTCTTAAAACACATTCCACCGTCTCACAAGCATATACCCCAGAGCTACCGAGTGGTATTTGGAGAGTAGATTCGAACGTACGATTCAAGCAATGGCATCGATGACCATGACAGCCACATTCCACCCGTCCATCGCTAAGCTTCCATCAACCACCGGCGGACGAAGGCTCTCCGTGGTCAGAGCCTCGACGAGCGAGAACGCAACCAGCTTACAAGTCAAGGCCAAGGAGGAACAGAGCAGCACCACAATGAGGAGGGATCTCATGTTCACTGCTGCAGCTGCGGCGGTCTGTTCCTTGGCTAAGGCAGCCATGGCTGACGAGGAGGAGCCCAAGCGAGGTACCGAGGCGGCGAAGAAGAAGTACGCTCAAGTTTGTGTCACGATG
This sequence is a window from Brassica oleracea var. oleracea cultivar TO1000 chromosome C1, BOL, whole genome shotgun sequence. Protein-coding genes within it:
- the LOC106299142 gene encoding photosystem II 5 kDa protein, chloroplastic; amino-acid sequence: MASMTMTATFHPSIAKLPSTTGGRRLSVVRASTSENATSLQVKAKEEQSSTTMRRDLMFTAAAAAVCSLAKAAMADEEEPKRGTEAAKKKYAQVCVTMPTAKICRY